In Rathayibacter sp. VKM Ac-2762, one DNA window encodes the following:
- the gap gene encoding type I glyceraldehyde-3-phosphate dehydrogenase: MSVKIGINGFGRIGRNFFRAALAKGSDLEIVAVNDLTDNKALAHLLKYDSITGRLDATVELDGDRIVVNGKPIIVLEERDPANLPWGELGVDVVIESTGRFTKSEDARKHITAGAKKVIVSAPATGSDVATLVLGVNENTYDPATHDIISNASCTTNCLAPLAKVLLDNFGIERGLMTTVHAYTADQNLQDGPHSDLRRARAAAVNIIPTSTGAAKALGLVIPELVGKLDGYALRVPVPTGSITDLTVELTKPATVEEINAAYKAASEGDLKGILKYTEDPIVSSDIVTDPHSSIFDAGLTKVIGSQVKVASWYDNEWGYSNRLVDVTEFVAGKL, translated from the coding sequence GTGTCCGTCAAGATCGGCATCAACGGCTTCGGCCGTATCGGCCGTAACTTCTTCCGTGCAGCCCTCGCCAAGGGCAGCGACCTCGAGATCGTCGCGGTCAACGACCTCACCGACAACAAGGCCCTCGCGCACCTCCTGAAGTACGACTCCATCACGGGCCGCCTCGACGCGACCGTCGAGCTCGACGGCGACCGCATCGTCGTCAACGGCAAGCCGATCATCGTCCTCGAGGAGCGCGACCCCGCGAACCTCCCCTGGGGCGAGCTGGGAGTCGACGTCGTCATCGAGTCGACCGGCCGCTTCACCAAGTCGGAGGACGCGCGCAAGCACATCACCGCGGGTGCCAAGAAGGTCATCGTCTCCGCTCCCGCCACCGGCAGCGACGTCGCGACCCTGGTCCTCGGCGTGAACGAGAACACCTACGACCCCGCGACGCACGACATCATCTCGAACGCGTCCTGCACCACGAACTGCCTCGCGCCGCTCGCCAAGGTGCTGCTCGACAACTTCGGCATCGAGCGCGGCCTGATGACCACGGTCCACGCGTACACCGCCGACCAGAACCTCCAGGACGGCCCGCACAGCGACCTGCGTCGCGCCCGCGCCGCCGCCGTCAACATCATCCCGACCTCGACCGGTGCCGCCAAGGCGCTCGGCCTGGTCATCCCGGAGCTCGTCGGCAAGCTCGACGGCTACGCCCTCCGCGTCCCGGTCCCGACCGGCTCGATCACCGACCTCACCGTCGAGCTGACCAAGCCCGCCACCGTCGAGGAGATCAACGCGGCGTACAAGGCGGCCTCCGAGGGAGACCTCAAGGGCATCCTCAAGTACACCGAGGACCCGATCGTCTCGAGCGACATCGTGACCGACCCGCACTCGTCGATCTTCGACGCGGGCCTCACGAAGGTCATCGGCAGCCAGGTCAAGGTCGCCTCCTGGTACGACAACGAGTGGGGCTACTCCAACCGCCTCGTCGACGTCACCGAGTTCGTCGCCGGCAAGCTCTAA
- a CDS encoding superoxide dismutase, which translates to MADYTLAELPYDYSALEPNISGRIMELHHDKHHATYVAGANTALASLQEARDSENLANVNKLQKDLAFNLAGHVNHTVFWNNLSPDGGDKPVGELAAAIDDNFGSFDKFRAHFTASALGIQGSGWSILAWDSLGEKLIIEQLYDHQGNLAAATVPVLLLDMWEHAFYLDYVNVKADYVKAFWNIVNWADVSARFEKAREKTSGLLLLS; encoded by the coding sequence ATGGCTGACTACACGCTCGCCGAACTGCCCTACGACTACTCGGCCCTCGAGCCGAACATCAGTGGGCGGATCATGGAGCTCCACCACGACAAGCACCACGCGACGTACGTGGCCGGGGCGAACACCGCCCTCGCCTCGCTGCAGGAGGCTCGCGACAGCGAGAACCTCGCGAACGTGAACAAGCTCCAGAAGGACCTCGCCTTCAACCTCGCCGGTCACGTGAACCACACCGTGTTCTGGAACAACCTCTCGCCGGACGGCGGCGACAAGCCCGTCGGCGAGCTCGCCGCGGCCATCGACGACAACTTCGGGTCGTTCGACAAGTTCCGCGCCCACTTCACCGCCTCGGCCCTCGGCATCCAGGGCTCCGGCTGGTCGATCCTCGCCTGGGACTCGCTCGGCGAGAAGCTCATCATCGAGCAGCTCTACGACCACCAGGGCAACCTCGCCGCGGCGACCGTCCCGGTCCTCCTCCTCGACATGTGGGAGCACGCCTTCTACCTCGACTACGTCAACGTGAAGGCCGACTACGTCAAGGCGTTCTGGAACATCGTGAACTGGGCCGACGTCTCCGCGCGCTTCGAGAAGGCCCGCGAGAAGACTTCGGGCCTGCTGCTACTGTCGTAG
- the whiA gene encoding DNA-binding protein WhiA gives MALTADVKGELVAIVSRKNTVRAAELATILRFSGGLHIISNRLAVEVELDSAPLATRVRRDLAELYGVRSEGSIVSAGGSRRTTSWLVRVVEGGDTLARQTGLLDQRGRPVRGLPNRLTTGSREELAALWRGAFLAQGSLTDPGRSAALEIVCPGNEAAMAIVGAAGRLGVQAKSREVRGVHRVVIRDGESISAMLTLMGATATVASWEELRQRREVRATANRLVNFDDANLRRSAQAAVAACARVERAMEILGDDIPEHLRYAGRLRLAHRDASLDELGHHADPPMTKDAVAGRIRRLLAMADKRASDLDIPGTDANLPAELQDL, from the coding sequence GTGGCCCTCACCGCAGACGTCAAGGGCGAACTGGTCGCGATCGTCTCGCGCAAGAACACCGTCCGTGCCGCCGAACTGGCGACCATCCTCCGCTTCTCCGGAGGACTGCACATCATCTCCAACCGCCTCGCGGTCGAGGTCGAGCTCGACTCCGCCCCGCTCGCGACCCGCGTGCGCCGCGACCTCGCCGAGCTGTACGGCGTCCGCAGCGAGGGCAGCATCGTCTCGGCCGGCGGATCCCGGAGGACCACGAGCTGGCTGGTGCGCGTCGTCGAGGGCGGGGACACCCTCGCCCGGCAGACCGGCCTCCTCGACCAGCGGGGCCGGCCCGTCCGCGGCCTGCCCAACCGCCTCACGACCGGCTCCCGCGAGGAGCTCGCCGCCCTGTGGCGCGGCGCCTTCCTCGCTCAGGGCTCGCTGACCGACCCGGGCCGCTCCGCGGCGCTCGAGATCGTCTGCCCCGGCAACGAGGCGGCCATGGCGATCGTCGGAGCCGCTGGACGCCTGGGCGTCCAGGCCAAGTCCCGCGAGGTGCGCGGCGTCCACCGGGTCGTCATCCGCGACGGCGAGAGCATCAGCGCGATGCTCACCCTGATGGGCGCGACCGCGACCGTCGCGAGCTGGGAGGAGCTGCGCCAGCGCCGCGAGGTGCGGGCGACCGCGAACCGACTCGTCAACTTCGACGACGCGAACCTCCGCCGCTCCGCCCAGGCCGCCGTCGCGGCGTGCGCCCGTGTCGAGCGCGCGATGGAGATCCTGGGCGACGACATCCCCGAGCACCTCCGCTACGCCGGGCGCCTGCGCCTCGCGCACCGCGACGCGAGCCTCGACGAGCTCGGCCACCACGCCGATCCGCCGATGACGAAGGACGCCGTCGCCGGCCGCATCCGCCGCCTCCTCGCGATGGCCGACAAGCGCGCGTCCGACCTCGACATCCCGGGCACCGACGCGAACCTCCCGGCCGAGCTGCAGGACCTGTAG
- the rapZ gene encoding RNase adapter RapZ, with amino-acid sequence MSTESEQQDVLIVTGMSGAGRSTAANALEDLGWYVVDNLPPQMLRPLVDLAQRAGDTLPKIAAVVDVRGRDFFEDLGDIVRELRAGVDLRVVFLEATDAALVRRFEQVRRPHPLQGRGTLLDGISAERTRLAQLRESADIVIDTSDLNIHQLATSITERFAEAGRAGLQVTVMSFGFKYGLPTDADMVADARFLPNPYWIPELRPHTGLDEEVRDYVLAQQGAEEFIDSYSRALRPVLDGYQRENKRHATIAIGCTGGKHRSVAVAGRVAARLAELPGVAVNVAHRDLGRE; translated from the coding sequence ATGAGCACGGAGAGCGAGCAGCAGGACGTGCTGATCGTCACGGGGATGTCCGGAGCGGGCCGGTCCACGGCCGCGAACGCGCTGGAGGACCTCGGCTGGTACGTCGTCGACAACCTGCCGCCGCAGATGCTGCGCCCGCTGGTCGACCTGGCGCAGCGTGCAGGGGACACGCTGCCGAAGATCGCGGCGGTCGTCGACGTCCGCGGACGCGACTTCTTCGAGGACCTCGGCGACATCGTCCGCGAGCTGCGCGCCGGGGTCGACCTCCGAGTGGTGTTCCTCGAGGCCACCGACGCCGCGCTCGTCCGTCGCTTCGAGCAGGTGCGCCGTCCGCACCCGCTGCAGGGCCGGGGGACCCTCCTCGACGGCATCTCCGCCGAGCGGACGCGCCTCGCTCAGCTGCGGGAGTCGGCCGACATCGTCATCGACACCTCGGATCTCAACATCCACCAGCTGGCCACCAGCATCACCGAGCGCTTCGCCGAGGCCGGCCGCGCGGGCCTCCAGGTCACGGTGATGAGCTTCGGCTTCAAGTACGGGCTGCCGACGGACGCCGACATGGTGGCCGACGCGCGGTTCCTGCCGAACCCGTACTGGATCCCGGAGCTGCGTCCGCACACGGGTCTCGACGAAGAGGTGAGAGACTACGTGCTGGCCCAGCAGGGCGCCGAGGAGTTCATCGACTCCTACTCCCGGGCCCTGCGCCCCGTGCTCGACGGCTACCAGCGCGAGAACAAGCGCCACGCGACCATCGCGATCGGCTGCACGGGAGGCAAGCACCGCTCCGTCGCGGTCGCGGGCCGTGTCGCGGCCCGTCTGGCCGAGCTGCCGGGCGTCGCCGTCAACGTGGCGCACCGCGACCTCGGCCGAGAATGA
- the uvrC gene encoding excinuclease ABC subunit UvrC: MAQTVDFRPKPGEIPTLPGVYRFTDARGRVLYVGKAKNLRARLSNYFAPLPSLHERTRRMVTSASGVEWTVVGTDVEALQLEFTWINEFDPPFNVKFRDDKSYPYMAVTLGDEAPRVMVTRNAKIRKARYFGPYPKIWAIHETIDLMIKAFPIRTCNDSNYKRAMQSGKPCFASQISRCGGPCSHRVTFAEHREMVDRFVAFMGSHDRRMIGELEKEMREAAAAMEYERAGKLRDQAAALDAVLAKSAVVLKDNVDVDLYAIVHDELAASVQQFRVRGGRIRGERGWVVDKELDMSTAELVDTALQAAYETGDVPPREVVVPELPEDTEALEEWLSGLRGTNVRLRAAQRGDKAALLETATQNAKHSLMLYKTRRSADFTARTQALEDIRDALGMSEAPLRMECYDVSHLSGTNIVASMVVFEDGLARKDQYRRFSIAESTDDTESLHQVLTRRLAYLREPVEPAAVDPETGEAKRRKFSYPPQLLIVDGGQPQVAAAQRALDESGVTGITLCGIAKRLEEIWLPDSDFPVILPRNSDALFLFQRIRDEAHRFAITHQRTRRKRDISSQLAEVPGLGGTRVRDLLKHFGSVARLREAGEAEIAEVKGIGPTLAGAIHAHLHPDGSAVGGTP; this comes from the coding sequence ATGGCGCAGACAGTCGACTTCCGGCCGAAGCCGGGTGAGATCCCGACCCTCCCGGGCGTGTACCGCTTCACGGACGCCCGGGGGCGGGTGCTCTACGTGGGCAAGGCCAAGAACCTCCGCGCGCGGCTGAGCAACTACTTCGCCCCGCTGCCGAGCCTGCACGAGCGCACCCGGCGGATGGTCACCTCGGCCTCCGGCGTCGAGTGGACCGTCGTCGGCACCGACGTCGAGGCCCTGCAGCTCGAGTTCACCTGGATCAACGAGTTCGATCCACCCTTCAACGTCAAGTTCCGCGACGACAAGTCCTACCCCTACATGGCGGTGACGCTCGGCGACGAGGCCCCGCGGGTGATGGTCACGCGGAACGCCAAGATCAGGAAGGCCCGCTACTTCGGGCCCTACCCGAAGATCTGGGCGATCCACGAGACGATCGACCTGATGATCAAGGCGTTCCCGATCAGGACCTGCAACGACTCCAACTACAAGCGCGCCATGCAGAGCGGCAAGCCCTGCTTCGCGTCGCAGATCAGCCGCTGCGGCGGGCCCTGCTCCCACCGCGTCACCTTCGCCGAGCACCGCGAGATGGTCGACCGCTTCGTCGCCTTCATGGGCAGCCACGACCGCCGGATGATCGGCGAGCTCGAGAAGGAGATGCGCGAGGCCGCCGCGGCGATGGAGTACGAGCGCGCCGGCAAGCTGCGCGATCAGGCCGCCGCCCTCGACGCGGTCCTCGCCAAGAGCGCGGTCGTGCTCAAGGACAACGTGGACGTCGACCTCTACGCGATCGTCCACGACGAGCTCGCCGCCTCCGTGCAGCAGTTCCGGGTCCGCGGCGGGCGCATCCGCGGCGAGCGGGGCTGGGTCGTCGACAAGGAGCTCGACATGAGCACGGCGGAGCTCGTCGACACGGCCCTCCAGGCCGCCTACGAGACCGGCGACGTCCCGCCCCGGGAGGTCGTCGTGCCGGAGCTGCCCGAGGACACCGAGGCGCTCGAGGAGTGGCTGAGCGGACTGCGCGGCACGAACGTGCGCCTCCGAGCGGCCCAGCGCGGAGACAAGGCCGCCCTCCTCGAGACGGCGACGCAGAACGCGAAGCACTCGCTGATGCTCTACAAGACCCGCCGCTCCGCCGACTTCACCGCTCGGACGCAGGCTCTGGAGGACATCCGCGACGCCCTCGGCATGAGCGAGGCGCCGCTCCGGATGGAGTGCTACGACGTCTCCCACCTCAGCGGCACCAACATCGTCGCCTCGATGGTGGTCTTCGAGGACGGGCTCGCGCGGAAGGACCAGTACCGGCGGTTCTCCATCGCGGAGTCGACGGACGACACCGAGTCGCTGCACCAGGTGCTCACCCGCCGCCTCGCCTACCTCCGCGAGCCGGTCGAGCCCGCGGCGGTCGACCCCGAGACCGGCGAGGCCAAGCGGCGCAAGTTCTCGTACCCCCCGCAGCTGCTGATCGTCGACGGCGGCCAGCCGCAGGTCGCGGCGGCGCAGCGCGCGCTCGACGAGTCCGGGGTGACCGGCATCACCCTCTGCGGGATCGCCAAGCGCCTCGAGGAGATCTGGCTGCCGGACTCCGACTTCCCCGTCATCCTGCCGCGCAACAGCGATGCGCTCTTCCTGTTCCAGCGCATCCGCGACGAGGCGCACCGCTTCGCGATCACCCACCAGAGGACGCGTCGCAAGCGCGACATCTCGTCGCAGCTGGCCGAGGTGCCCGGGCTCGGAGGCACGCGAGTCCGCGACCTGCTGAAGCACTTCGGATCCGTCGCCCGGCTCCGCGAGGCGGGCGAGGCCGAGATCGCCGAGGTCAAGGGCATCGGCCCGACGCTGGCGGGCGCGATCCACGCGCACCTGCATCCGGACGGGTCCGCCGTCGGGGGCACGCCCTAG
- the uvrA gene encoding excinuclease ABC subunit UvrA has translation MVSGARVHNLQNVDLEIPRDSMVVFTGLSGSGKSSLAFDTIFAEGQRRYVESLSAYARQFLGQVDRPDVDFIEGLSPAVSIDQKSTNRNPRSTVGTITEIFDYMRLLWARIGVPHCPICSERISAQTVQQIADQLMELETGTRYQILSPVVSQKKGEFVDLFKELTAGGYSRAMVDGKLVQLSEPPVLKKQYKHDISVVVDRLVAGPDILGRLTDSLETALRLTDGIVQINYVDGEGDGAWTTYSEKLSCPNNHPISLTEIEPRTFSFNAPFGACPECSGLGTRMSVDDELLLGDPDLSIAEGVIIPWTTQGKGLFQYYEKLLDGLSRDLGFTLTTPWKRLSTEVQQAVLHGDNFEVKVKWKNRYGREMSYTSGFEGVVPYIERQFVQAETDVQRTRWSEFLREVPCPVCKGSRLKPEVLAVLVHGASIADVADLSLGDAQDFMSRLELTDREAHIAAQVLREIRARIDFLIEVGLNYLNLSRAAASLSGGEAQRIRLATQIGSGLTGVLYVLDEPSIGLHQRDNRRLIDTLIKLRDLGNTLIVVEHDEDTIRTADWIVDIGPGAGVNGGKVVHSGSYESLLENTHSLTGDYVSGRKAIEVPKKRRKIDRKRMIKVVGANANNLRKVDAEFPLGTFVAVTGVSGSGKSTLVNDILYRVLANQLNGARKVPGKHTRVTGLENLDKVVHVDQNPIGRTPRSNPATYTGVFDRIRNLFAETTEAKARGYLPGRFSFNVKGGRCEACSGDGTIKIEMNFLPDVYVACEVCGGARYNRDTLTVHYKGKNIAEVLDMPIAEAADFFEPITAIHRFLRTLVEVGLGYVRLGQSATTLSGGEAQRVKLATELQRRSNGRSVYVLDEPTTGLHFEDVRKLLLVLNGLVDKGNTVITIEHNLDVIKSADWLIDMGPEGGAGGGQVVAVGTPEHVAKVEGSHTGMFLAEILG, from the coding sequence GTGGTGAGCGGCGCGCGGGTGCACAACCTGCAGAACGTCGACCTCGAGATCCCGCGCGACTCGATGGTGGTGTTCACCGGTCTCTCGGGCTCGGGCAAGTCCTCCCTGGCCTTCGACACGATCTTCGCGGAGGGCCAGCGGCGCTACGTCGAGTCCCTCTCCGCGTACGCCCGCCAGTTCCTCGGGCAGGTGGACCGGCCGGACGTCGACTTCATCGAGGGCCTCAGCCCCGCGGTCTCGATCGACCAGAAGTCGACGAACCGCAACCCGCGCTCGACCGTCGGCACGATCACCGAGATCTTCGACTACATGCGTCTGCTGTGGGCGCGCATCGGCGTCCCGCACTGCCCCATCTGCAGCGAGCGGATCTCCGCGCAGACCGTGCAGCAGATCGCCGACCAGCTGATGGAGCTCGAGACCGGTACCCGCTACCAGATCCTCAGCCCCGTCGTCTCGCAGAAGAAGGGCGAGTTCGTCGACCTCTTCAAGGAGCTGACCGCGGGCGGCTACTCCCGCGCCATGGTGGACGGGAAGCTCGTCCAGCTGAGCGAGCCGCCGGTGCTCAAGAAGCAGTACAAGCACGACATCTCCGTCGTGGTCGACCGGCTCGTGGCCGGCCCCGACATCCTCGGGCGCCTCACCGACTCGCTCGAGACGGCCCTGCGGCTCACCGACGGCATCGTGCAGATCAACTACGTCGACGGCGAGGGCGACGGCGCCTGGACCACCTACTCCGAGAAGCTGTCCTGCCCCAACAACCACCCGATCTCGCTGACCGAGATCGAGCCGCGGACATTCTCCTTCAACGCGCCCTTCGGCGCCTGCCCGGAGTGCTCGGGCCTCGGCACGCGCATGTCGGTCGACGACGAGCTGCTGCTCGGCGACCCCGACCTGAGCATCGCCGAGGGCGTCATCATCCCCTGGACCACCCAGGGCAAGGGCTTGTTCCAGTACTACGAGAAGCTGCTCGACGGCCTGTCCCGCGACCTCGGCTTCACGCTCACCACCCCGTGGAAGCGCCTCAGCACCGAGGTGCAGCAGGCCGTCCTCCACGGCGATAACTTCGAGGTCAAGGTCAAGTGGAAGAACCGCTACGGCCGCGAGATGAGCTACACCTCGGGCTTCGAGGGCGTCGTGCCCTACATCGAGCGCCAGTTCGTCCAGGCCGAGACCGACGTCCAGCGCACCCGCTGGTCCGAGTTCCTCCGCGAGGTGCCCTGCCCCGTGTGCAAGGGCTCCCGCCTCAAGCCCGAGGTGCTCGCCGTGCTCGTGCACGGGGCGAGCATCGCGGACGTGGCCGACCTCAGCCTCGGCGACGCCCAGGACTTCATGAGCCGGCTCGAGCTGACCGACCGCGAGGCGCACATCGCCGCGCAGGTGCTGCGCGAGATCCGCGCGCGCATCGACTTCCTCATCGAGGTCGGGCTCAACTACCTCAACCTCTCGCGCGCCGCCGCCTCCCTGTCGGGCGGCGAGGCGCAGCGCATCCGCCTGGCGACCCAGATCGGCTCCGGGCTGACCGGCGTGCTCTACGTGCTCGACGAGCCGAGCATCGGCCTGCACCAGCGCGACAACCGCCGCCTGATCGACACCCTCATCAAGCTGCGCGACCTGGGCAACACGCTGATCGTGGTCGAGCACGACGAGGACACCATCCGCACCGCCGACTGGATCGTCGACATCGGCCCGGGCGCCGGGGTCAACGGCGGCAAGGTCGTGCACTCCGGCTCCTACGAGTCGCTGCTCGAGAACACCCACTCGCTGACCGGCGACTACGTCTCGGGCCGCAAGGCGATCGAGGTCCCGAAGAAGCGGCGGAAGATCGACCGCAAGCGGATGATCAAGGTCGTCGGGGCGAACGCCAACAACCTCCGCAAGGTCGACGCGGAGTTCCCGCTCGGCACGTTCGTCGCGGTCACCGGGGTCTCCGGCTCCGGCAAGAGCACCCTCGTGAACGACATCCTCTACCGCGTGCTCGCCAACCAGCTCAACGGCGCCCGCAAGGTGCCGGGCAAGCACACGCGCGTCACCGGCCTCGAGAACCTCGACAAGGTCGTGCACGTCGACCAGAACCCGATCGGCCGCACGCCGCGCTCGAACCCCGCCACCTACACGGGCGTGTTCGACCGCATCCGCAACCTCTTCGCCGAGACCACCGAGGCGAAGGCGCGGGGGTACCTGCCCGGACGCTTCAGCTTCAACGTCAAGGGCGGCCGCTGCGAGGCCTGCTCGGGCGACGGCACCATCAAGATCGAGATGAACTTCCTGCCCGACGTCTACGTGGCGTGCGAGGTCTGCGGGGGAGCGCGCTACAACCGCGACACACTGACCGTGCACTACAAGGGCAAGAACATCGCCGAGGTGCTCGACATGCCGATCGCCGAGGCGGCCGACTTCTTCGAGCCGATCACGGCGATCCACCGCTTCCTCCGCACGCTGGTGGAGGTGGGCCTCGGCTACGTCCGCCTCGGGCAGAGCGCGACCACGCTCTCCGGCGGCGAGGCGCAGCGCGTCAAGCTGGCGACCGAGCTCCAGCGCCGCTCCAACGGCCGCAGCGTCTACGTGCTCGACGAGCCGACGACGGGCCTGCACTTCGAGGACGTCCGCAAGCTCCTCCTCGTCCTCAACGGCCTGGTCGACAAGGGCAACACGGTGATCACCATCGAGCACAACCTCGACGTCATCAAGTCGGCCGACTGGCTGATCGACATGGGTCCCGAGGGCGGCGCCGGCGGCGGACAGGTGGTCGCGGTGGGCACCCCCGAGCACGTGGCGAAGGTCGAGGGCAGCCACACCGGCATGTTCCTCGCCGAGATCCTCGGCTGA
- the uvrB gene encoding excinuclease ABC subunit UvrB gives MEPTRAVHPFEVISEYKPSGDQPGAIADLSARINAGETDVVLLGATGTGKSATTAWLVEAVQRPTLVLAHNKTLAAQLANEFRELFPNNAVEYFVSYYDYYQPEAYVPQTDTFIEKDSSVNAEVERLRHSTTNSLLSRRDVIVVSTVSCIYGLGQPEQYLEAMVALQVGQRVDRDRLIRKFVSMQYARNDVDFARGTFRVRGDTIEIIPMYEELAIRIEMFGDEIEALYTLHPLTGDIVRKLDSVSVFPGSHYVASQDVMHRAIDTIQQELEVRLADLEKQNKLLEAQRLRMRTTFDLEMMQQIGFCSGIENYSRHIDGRESGEAPHCLLDYFPDDFLVVIDESHVTVPQIGAMYEGDASRKRTLVEHGFRLPSAMDNRPLKWEEFKSRVGQTVYLSATPGRYEMGIADGIVEQIIRPTGLIDPEIVVKPTKGQIDDLLEEIKRRTERDERVLVTTLTKRMAEELTDFLTEAGVRVRYLHSDVDTLRRVELLSELRAGVYDVLVGINLLREGLDLPEVSLVAILDADKEGFLRSSTSLIQTIGRAARNVSGEVHMYADKVTDSMRLAIDETDRRREKQVAYNLDHGIDPTPLRKKIADITDALAREGADTAKLLAGRDAKKKSPTPNLRRQGLAANGGNDLEAIISDLNGQMLQAAGELKFELAARLRDEVQELKRELRQMEKAGHLS, from the coding sequence ATGGAGCCAACCCGTGCCGTGCACCCGTTCGAGGTCATCAGCGAGTACAAGCCGAGCGGTGACCAGCCCGGCGCGATCGCCGATCTGAGCGCCCGCATCAACGCCGGCGAGACCGATGTCGTCCTGCTGGGCGCCACCGGAACCGGCAAGTCCGCGACCACGGCCTGGCTCGTCGAGGCCGTGCAGCGCCCCACGCTCGTGCTCGCGCACAACAAGACCCTCGCCGCGCAGCTCGCCAACGAGTTCCGCGAGCTGTTCCCCAACAACGCCGTCGAGTACTTCGTCTCGTACTACGACTACTACCAGCCCGAGGCCTACGTCCCGCAGACCGACACCTTCATCGAGAAGGACAGCTCGGTCAACGCCGAGGTCGAGCGGCTGCGCCACTCCACCACGAACTCGCTCCTGAGCCGCCGCGACGTGATCGTGGTGTCGACCGTCTCGTGCATCTACGGCCTCGGCCAGCCCGAGCAGTACCTCGAGGCGATGGTGGCGCTCCAGGTCGGCCAGCGGGTCGACCGGGACCGCCTCATCCGCAAGTTCGTGTCGATGCAGTACGCGCGCAACGACGTCGACTTCGCCCGCGGCACCTTCCGGGTGCGGGGCGACACGATCGAGATCATCCCGATGTACGAGGAGCTCGCGATCCGGATCGAGATGTTCGGCGACGAGATCGAGGCGCTCTACACGCTCCACCCGCTCACCGGCGACATCGTCCGGAAGCTCGACTCCGTGTCGGTCTTCCCCGGCTCGCACTACGTCGCCAGCCAGGACGTCATGCACCGTGCGATCGACACCATCCAGCAGGAGCTCGAGGTGCGCCTGGCCGACCTCGAGAAGCAGAACAAGCTCCTCGAGGCGCAGCGCCTGCGGATGCGCACGACCTTCGATCTCGAGATGATGCAGCAGATCGGATTCTGCTCCGGCATCGAGAACTACTCCCGCCACATCGACGGCCGCGAGTCGGGCGAGGCCCCGCACTGCCTGCTCGACTACTTCCCGGACGACTTCCTCGTCGTGATCGACGAGTCGCACGTGACGGTGCCGCAGATCGGTGCGATGTACGAGGGCGACGCGTCCCGCAAGCGCACGCTGGTCGAGCACGGCTTCCGCCTGCCCTCGGCGATGGACAACCGGCCCCTGAAGTGGGAGGAGTTCAAGTCGCGCGTCGGTCAGACCGTCTACCTCTCGGCGACCCCGGGCCGCTACGAGATGGGCATCGCCGACGGCATCGTCGAGCAGATCATCCGCCCGACCGGCCTGATCGATCCCGAGATCGTCGTCAAGCCGACGAAGGGCCAGATCGACGACCTGCTCGAGGAGATCAAGCGCCGCACCGAGCGCGACGAGCGCGTGCTCGTCACGACGCTGACGAAGCGCATGGCCGAGGAGCTCACCGACTTCCTCACGGAGGCCGGCGTCAGGGTCCGCTACCTGCACTCCGACGTCGACACCCTGCGGCGCGTCGAGCTCCTCTCGGAGCTGCGAGCGGGCGTGTACGACGTCCTGGTCGGCATCAACCTGCTGCGCGAGGGGCTCGACCTGCCCGAGGTCTCGCTCGTGGCGATCCTCGACGCCGACAAGGAGGGCTTCCTCCGCTCGTCCACGTCGCTCATCCAGACGATCGGCCGTGCGGCGCGCAACGTCTCGGGCGAGGTCCACATGTACGCCGACAAGGTGACGGACTCGATGCGGCTCGCGATCGACGAGACCGACCGCCGACGCGAGAAGCAGGTCGCCTACAACCTCGACCACGGCATCGACCCGACGCCGCTGCGGAAGAAGATCGCCGATATCACCGACGCCCTCGCCCGCGAGGGGGCCGACACCGCCAAGCTGCTCGCCGGGCGCGACGCCAAGAAGAAGAGCCCGACGCCGAACCTGCGCCGTCAGGGTCTCGCCGCGAACGGCGGCAACGACCTCGAGGCGATCATCTCCGACCTCAACGGGCAGATGCTCCAGGCGGCGGGCGAGCTCAAGTTCGAGCTCGCGGCCCGGCTGCGGGACGAGGTCCAGGAGCTCAAGCGCGAGCTCCGCCAGATGGAGAAGGCCGGGCACCTGTCCTGA
- the coaE gene encoding dephospho-CoA kinase, protein MHLVALTGGIASGKSTVARRLAEHGAVVVDADVLAREVVEPGEPALAAIAERFGPSVIGADGALDRPALGAIVFSDAAARADLNAITHPAVTLRSQRLFAEAAAADPAAVVVYDVPLLAEGRGAGEFDEVVVVHAPQHLRIERLVALRGLTEEEARARVSSQASDEERLALANVVIDSSGTLEETLARTDALWERLAR, encoded by the coding sequence GTGCATCTCGTCGCCCTCACCGGAGGCATCGCCTCGGGCAAGTCCACCGTCGCCCGCCGTCTCGCCGAGCACGGAGCGGTGGTGGTCGACGCCGACGTCCTCGCGCGCGAGGTCGTCGAGCCGGGGGAGCCGGCGCTGGCGGCGATCGCCGAGCGCTTCGGCCCGTCCGTGATCGGCGCGGACGGCGCGCTCGACCGCCCGGCGCTCGGCGCGATCGTCTTCTCGGACGCGGCGGCCCGCGCCGACCTCAATGCGATCACCCATCCGGCGGTGACCCTCCGTTCGCAGCGGCTGTTCGCGGAGGCCGCGGCGGCGGACCCGGCAGCGGTGGTCGTCTACGACGTCCCCCTCCTGGCCGAGGGCCGCGGAGCGGGGGAGTTCGACGAGGTGGTCGTCGTGCACGCGCCGCAGCACCTCCGCATCGAGCGTCTCGTCGCCCTCCGGGGACTGACCGAGGAGGAGGCACGTGCGCGGGTGTCGTCGCAGGCGAGCGACGAGGAGCGCCTCGCCCTCGCCAACGTCGTGATCGACTCCTCCGGCACGCTGGAGGAGACGCTCGCTCGGACCGACGCGCTGTGGGAGCGTCTCGCCCGCTGA